A segment of the Crassostrea angulata isolate pt1a10 chromosome 10, ASM2561291v2, whole genome shotgun sequence genome:
CATAAAGGAGTCAAACccaaaatgttatttattggtTCACAAATCTAAAAGAAAATCTCACAGCTACCGTGTCGCAATACCACAAAGATTAAATGTCTTTTATAATTTCTTCGGATCTGTGCGTTCATTAGTACAATTAGTCGAAGACAATAAAACAGCTAGTCCAATGAAGCGACAAACGAACTATCTGTTATCTTGTTACCCCCAATAAAGAATTGCATATGAAAGAGAATTACATGGAGTATGTGGGGGATTGTGGAGAGGACCGAAGCTCTTAATAAATTCTTCATAGCCTAATACTCGGGTTTACCTAAGTGTGAAGGATGTCGAGATCTCGAAGAAGAGGACCAGCCGCTGATACTAGGTCTGTGAGTACTAGTAGTTTGTCGGTGAGAACTGAAGTATCGCCGGTTCAAACCGTGGCTCAGACCCTGACTGGTATGTGTTCTGATCACGAACTGGAAATTCTTAATCTGTATTGCCGAACATGTGACCAGTTGGTTTGTACCGACTGCGTTCTCCAGAAGCATAAGTTACACGACTGGTGCAAAGTCAAAGACATCGCAGACGACAAGAGAGCCGATTTATACAGCAATACACAGAAAGTTCTAGAAAAAACCCTTCCGAAATTTGAACAAACTCTCCAAGATGTTCAACAGATTTCACGAGAAAaccaaaagaagaaaaaagaaactcTTCAGAAAATCGAGGACCAAAGTACAGCCATCTTGGCGTGCGTTCGGAGGATAGAACAGAAACTGAAGGAAGCCGTGGAACAAAGTTTCCAGTCGTGTCTAGAAGGTGAACGGGACATACGCGAGGATTTCCGGAATTTATCTGGACTATCCAAGGAATGTGAGATGGTTTCTCAAAAGGGAAGCGATACCGATGCAATTATGGTGAACAGTAAGCTTGAGAAGTATATACGGCAAGTCACTGATCTACACAGTGATTCCTTTAAATGCGACTCTTCCTTTGAACCAGGGACCATCGACAATGAAGAAATTGAGAAGATGTTTGGTCGTGTCAATGTCGTGAGCCGATCAGGTCGTTCAAACTACGTACCACAAGTCGTCGTCGGCGAGCGGAAGCTGTTATCCAAAACGACGCTTAATGAGGACATCACCTCCATTTGCTCCCTGGGAAATCAAATTTGGCTTCATCCTCGAGGTTCGACGGAAAATGTCGTCCTCGATCACGAAGGAAATTTTGCAACCGTGAAAAATTTCGGAGTTGATGTTTCACACGCCTTTGCAAAGTCCTTGGATGGATTTCTCTTATGTGTGGACCACGTGGGTAAAGCAATTCTGAAGCTCTCCGGCGACGGAAAGTTTTCAAAGGTTGTCAACACGGCCCCGATGAAGCCCCTGTCGATCTGCATGACCCGGGAAGGTCAGTACCTGGCGTGTTTGGAAGATTCCCCAAGTAACGGCCACGCCAAGACCAGTCAGAGCCGAGTGTTCAGACTCTCTGTAAGTGGCCGCATTGTACAGAGCATCGGAACCAGGCTGTTTAAGTCACCAAAGAAAGTTCTAGAGAACACGAATTCGGACATATGCGTGATCGACAAGCCGCAAGATCAGAGCAGTCTGCTCAGCGTTGTGTCGTCTGCTGGCGTCTCCATGTTCAAGTACACGGCCCTGTCCCCCTCTGACGTATGTTGTGACCAGTATTCCAACATCATCCTAATCAGCCACCGTCGCCCCGATGTCCAGATTCTGGACCATAAAGGAGCTCTTCTCCAGACAGTGCTAGCTGTAGACATAGACAATACATTTAGTGCTCTGTGCGTCACTATAGACAATGACGCAATATGGGTAGCAGGAACAAATGGCAATGTCGCAAGGATAGAAGTAGTCTATAACTGATGGTTAAATGTGCCTGTATTCATATTGATTATGTACGCAAAATGGTTCTAAACTTGTGACTTCTATTTTATGACAGCGTCTTAATGGTTTTTTCAAATAGTTGTAATGGCAAATTGGTTCTATGCTAACTTCATATATACAAGAAGATGAAGTAACTGACTACATGAACCAAGCGGAAGACAGTACATATCGAAGGGAATATTGTTTAgataaattatgataattttaacaaaatcattaTTGTACttcaaaattgtaaattctGTAAAACTGTGTTGAGGAAAatggtgttttaaaaaataaaacgataTGGTACATGTTGATATTTGAAACTTGTCCAACGTTGATGGTCCTTAAAACACTATACTGTATGGTGCGTGAACGTTAGTTGACCCGACAATTTCCATTACTTAAGACTGATCCATGTAAATCTGATTGTAAAAGTGGAGACTTGCATATTAAGTTACAGGTAAACTAAAATACTCATAAAGCATCGTAacgttagaaaataaaaaaagacatgtTTCAAGGTATTTTCGTGGTGGTCTGAGGACCATATACATTTCTCAAAGCCCGAGCAgctaaacaaaatttattatggTATTGTCAAACATTAGAGCAAACGTTATTTTACCAAAGATTTTCTTTTGTCAATTCATAttcaattcatatttaaattacattttatgatTACACAAATATTCACAATGAATAACAATCAAACATGAAACGGGGTTTGTTTTTGACCAAGTCTGTACTTTTTAGTTCGGGATCGGGGTTCGAAATGCTGATAGCCAATGAGAAGCGAGGAATTTTGACAGCTCGACAACAAAGGACTGGCGGGAGGCtgtgcacatttttataattatctataaatatgccccatattgaattgaaatattattaTCTACCGATAAAATGGTAAGAAATGATTATTATATTACATCAAAAGAAGTGGGAAATTATCCCCTTTGGTGCTTTAATCGATATACACGTGAattctgaatttcctctgtccTTTGTTCAGATGAAGGACATCCTTATACGTTgctatttgattatttatttatgttttaagtGATTAGTAGTGGTTTTTCTGATACATTTGAATACTCTGTAAATGTAGTTGCAAACTACTTGCATCTGTCAAAGTAGATAATCGGACATTTTGTTCAAGGGACCGGTGGATGTTCATCGTGTCTTATAGATTCACAGGTTGACTAGTTGCTCGATTTCGATATTATGTTTACGGTGCAACCGTTTTGGCATGCGCTGTCAaatatgtttatcatttttatgtgGACAACgttatttaaaaatctatataacCAGTGATATACAATGATGAGGGTCTGGTTTACATTCAAACACTAAGATATGCTATACACCTTAGTCTAGTCTCAAAAGCATAGTGTGACATACCTCAtatatatatagggaaaaagAGAGTATTTTCACTGTGACATTATATAATCGTCGTAATATACTACTACTAATGGAGAATTCTAATTGGTCATAATAAGCTAAGAAAAAGCAACAATTTAgaacaaacaaatcaaaatttaggACGTTTCTATCCATATGTTTGGCAGTTAAAGTCCAAAATTGGTAAAAATCAACACATTTTGACTCTTCTGAGCCCTATTATGATCACAGTCCCTCGTTCATTAAACCTTCTGTCTCATAGCACTTGTCTGGAGCAGATTTTCTCTTTGGCCAAATCTGGCTTATTATCGCCCAAAAATTGTTCATACATGATGAAACAGGTtatagtgaccttgaactaaGTTCCTGAGTCCAATGTTAAGGTCACAGCAGATATtggctgcaggtctgtagctcccggtctgaaaaaattcgga
Coding sequences within it:
- the LOC128164884 gene encoding uncharacterized protein LOC128164884, which codes for MSRSRRRGPAADTRSVSTSSLSVRTEVSPVQTVAQTLTGMCSDHELEILNLYCRTCDQLVCTDCVLQKHKLHDWCKVKDIADDKRADLYSNTQKVLEKTLPKFEQTLQDVQQISRENQKKKKETLQKIEDQSTAILACVRRIEQKLKEAVEQSFQSCLEGERDIREDFRNLSGLSKECEMVSQKGSDTDAIMVNSKLEKYIRQVTDLHSDSFKCDSSFEPGTIDNEEIEKMFGRVNVVSRSGRSNYVPQVVVGERKLLSKTTLNEDITSICSLGNQIWLHPRGSTENVVLDHEGNFATVKNFGVDVSHAFAKSLDGFLLCVDHVGKAILKLSGDGKFSKVVNTAPMKPLSICMTREGQYLACLEDSPSNGHAKTSQSRVFRLSVSGRIVQSIGTRLFKSPKKVLENTNSDICVIDKPQDQSSLLSVVSSAGVSMFKYTALSPSDVCCDQYSNIILISHRRPDVQILDHKGALLQTVLAVDIDNTFSALCVTIDNDAIWVAGTNGNVARIEVVYN